A stretch of Gouania willdenowi chromosome 21, fGouWil2.1, whole genome shotgun sequence DNA encodes these proteins:
- the obsl1b gene encoding obscurin isoform X4 — protein sequence MDVFGGAPRFLAYPRPVVVQSGTDAVLKCQIGGDPRPAVIWERNNEKIHPEGRYRVFEDGNVYNLIISAVNTEDSGQYICKAKNSIGETYAAATLKVEGEAQEMEFREENKPRFLIKPLSTRVGRGEDAVFSCKLWGNPKPEVIWEKDGKKLNEIFESTHFNVGYQDGGWFQLKIFKARAPDGGVYTCKARNEFGESLAGAVLLVDAGPGHEEEVNRNGYTNGHWKAHPGKQRCGRQVLNRLRDDSPSKSTKVKMFAVTEGKHAKFRCFVTGKPKPEIIWRKDGRLILSGRRYLLYEDREGYFTLKVLYCKQKDNGVYVCAASNTAGQTLSAVHLSVKEPLVRFKQPLIDLEVWERDLAILECEVPEDSVPITWYLEDRRLQPGAKYGMEEWGTKRRLTIRDIGVDDDGIYLCEMPDGGRSIAEVAVKGTIMRKLPRKVDVLEGENAAFCVEVEKEEMDIHWYKEGIELRETHQTILKSFGRTHILVFVNTMPQDSGLVTFLVGRSKTSSQLRVKSARHCPPSCPVGVQINTERANAALLSWVPPQDTRKNPPSGYVLERQEVGTGSQEWLQCLTTDSATSVEILGDSVPCEADYRFRICSVNKYGKSNNVEFPKTVHLVPVARIQAPLQDALVPEGQDALFSIELSSSVIGTWFLNGTQLQEDERFSMRRSRSHQSLRIRGVRDIENGAEITFIAYGIRDSAALYIQAPLVKFSHLSEMDRNKFVEIGNPIVLYCELSDPAAPVHWYKNGVELQTMEGLHIQSEGTMRRIVIQSAEFSHSGVYCCDAIDDVIRFNVEVEAPPVKFSAILDAEHNKTVQTGCPIVLRCKLSDASAQVYWYKDGSKLHPQSGLDLISEGFERKLIVDSAELFHSGLYCCKTKSDSITFSVDIQVPPMKFAHIPEEMRTKSIEAGCPLVLQCVVSPSEAEVAWYKDEILLISNSGLEIQSDGDVRKLVIQSTELHHSGVYRCTTQDDAVEFQVDIKALPVTHSAMLERTKSFEVGKPLELECEVADTSVPVCWYKDGRKLLIQNGWDVQSSGMTRKLIIPSAELLHSGLYSCETSGGTIHFTVDIEAPMLVPPPSAEVVEMKALEGPCPTEPACKPSDPDFQVSWQENRDIDSIKEADFENEGVKMSLVVEPNHSSNSGSYYSATVDDVAQLIVPPPTSLLEPDFEKAISAEARCPIVQQFEISDPVAKACWYKDGTLIYPKREADCQSQCSSKIKPNQSQYVSNDGTIGCDTSVDAHLNEDIKAEQCHYADEIGEVADAPVQNSVDIKAATPRLTSDKEKNKSYKEVHPGQMIQMPTKGNIGILHGEEGEKVNIYDNRSRQMPPSQSTYDYMTGCYTMKQPKECFDVQRIPDEHIQMSVYSNSVQRTNVEINTHPINQQCTESEGEDLIYYTGHEEAVSEDVQHPLLPAVKDYSMGKLSGDFGEFPLKTQSVQSQNEHKSETQSVQSELCKTVRQSLDASNNASCSPPEKYLQSHTKELSKSPDKSVETSEIYPTNTVQSEEPFVPLPTAAVQFKKTFQNLQSTSLRPDKPIKSLATASVQSKDHLEITQTVTAQPVAAGRKLQKATFPFYEATNALPTAICQTEEALKILQLNTEQSKKCCRGSDSTTEQPEEPIGTIKTACVQSQEHFTTLKTDIFQTKKPCKISQSYTVKSEELLKTLQTAAVQCNEPVESKKNTSIRFERPCSHAETSDVPLKKDCEGFIENIYLQGFSGSGSSTIAQSELNRPLQTSMVLLERLKDFHGTALDLSCTKDRETFQPEHCYLQSSTCSTFDELLRTGQTEPTDSEVRHQQCQDVVQPGQIFLTGTTEDQGVGTVNSMLRAPVSFADIYSLKESSTTHSEEVYLSRICDSQWKDSVTAIKVAVEASPVRLALLSEVERSKSVKVGEPITLRCEISDPNAQVTWYKDELKLQEASGQDMLAEACVRTLAIHSALPSDAGIYSCQTSNDAMQFHVDVKALTQNLSPVSEPDPNMTAITGSPIALQCELSEHSGQDSWSKNGEKLLPPSGVDIQSGGSTRSPVAPLAEQAHTTTVCHSVSKDERIWFAEGVKGDKALPVKFCEQEKAERNKSVQEGAPVVLKCQLAHNPSAVVVWYKDGTKLHPQDNVKMQSDSLTRTLLIQSAQHVHAGTYKCSTSDDAITFTVDVQGRSPQIMPITLSEKFKTITLGSPIILQCEVSDPKGQVSWFKDEEELFCRTGLNMKREGNLRKLLIHSAKASDSGLYRCKLLDDVVTFNVDIEETPPPPVRLPSSPEVARNERVETGCPIIPPCDVSEPNSKVYWLKDGEQPTSISEHEVPKREGPREVVIPSAEVRHCGVYRNRAADNLIEIKVDVAALPEVEMSSCTGAGEPVKQQNKLSQTCGYEDDVKVPAEPRENSNTESFKRTLPPASSSAAHSRKNDSDYTDVHDEVKAPPVTFVNVKESDLYHSVVEQEELVLTCEVSRDDGDVVWYKDGVEMQPNSHVTMQAEGNKRNVTIPSAQLLDAGTYTCRAGENILYFKVNIREPPVMIIHPKEDVHLDRHVPEEIILSCELSRPNGAVSWFKDGQKLQESENIKLKVEGPYRRLKIISGGVEDSGEYVCDTADDSKFFQLSITEPPVQIVSPSQSQMELCQQTSERMVLSCEISRPNALVRWYRDGLEVEENDNLILEVDGVYRRLIIPETTVRDSAEYVCDTADDSVTFFVNIAEPPVRFVRPRKMACRVEKRAGETLVLDCEVSRPNADVTWKKNGEEVEDCRNVTIFDDGVMRQLTIHSLTLEDAGQYVCDAKDDVMDFSVNVQDLPVKIVGKTDAKTQKQFLVSDDIILVCELSRSNAPVRWYKDDHLIGDSERHCVEEQGVFRSLVVLNASLTDSGEYTCDAGDDMMLFHITVAEPPVEIIGNSGHPEHHMLVAGDDLILECEVSRPNAAVHWLRNGEELKPDSRVKIDSYDVVRKLVIYGLQPSDSGKYICDAINDKLITIVEVQEPPVKFVNKIENNIISAFESESVTLRAVVSCDRANVRWLKGGQLLNQDNIHISSEGNTHRLTINPLQLSDSGDYVCDVNTDEMSFSLLVKEMKVRFLRRMESVACPKGSRLTLLCEVNKPKGDVQWLKDGAEVAPSRRHTIRAQGRERSFTIHQLTEEDAGEYVCESTDDRTCATVTVETPRLVEFVAELRSITVCEGEDAVFKCVVSPADTKVVWRLRDKPVALTERAVVSSNGLCHMLCINNCVVSDSGRVTAEAEGTLSEAELQVQEQHVLFTRKMLPVVGEEYGEATLEVEVSVDSEDVQWMRQGVLIHAGAKYALRHEGRQHSLTIHSLALMDRGTYSCETLHDRTQAQLTVEPRKVSIRRGLSDVRTTERETASFEVELSHPNIPGRWTRNGIQLKPTNHFRMSAKGQVHSLTIYNLSVEDTGTFVFSVENQKTSARLVVKEPPVTIFRKLEDQRFPEGATISLECELSRHNVDVKWMKNGQEVKPSRELRIYAMGRKRFLQILKSRVSDSGVYACDAGDITTCCSVEVYERELLILQGMEDVNIKEDQNAVFVCEISVEDVPGEWYRNGVQIHPTSTIKIRQEGTKHFLLMCNVRAEDSGEIKFVARHVETVAALQIEELPVNIVNPLQDKTALEKSRVIMDCTVSNPRCSIRWYKGPSVVLPSERFEISSEGCYRKLIIQQVALHDEGTYSVQVGEYSCSAKLTVEAQSVLMIRELTDVEVVTSEDACFECELSELVFRPPVWTLNGEALQPGPRVRVEKMGPVHRLTLRKTSPHMDGVVEFSFGTAKSRARLTVISKELLL from the exons AGCCACTTGTGCGATTCAAGCAGCCACTCATTGATCTGGAAGTCTGGGAGCGGGATTTAGCCATCCTTGAGTGTGAAGTCCCAGAAGACTCTGTTCCCATCACATGGTATCTAGAGGACAGGCGACTGCAGCCCGGGGCCAAATATGGAATGGAGGAGTGGGGAACAAAACGACGACTAACGATCCGTGACATCGGAGTTGACGATGATGGGATTTATCTCTGCGAGATGCCCGACGGGGGAAGAAGCATCGCAGAGGTAGCGGTGAAAG GTACTATTATGCGGAAGCTTCCCAGAAAAGTCGATGTCTTGGAAGGTGAAAACGCAGCTTTTTGTGTTGAAGTGGAAAAGGAAGAAATGGACATACATTGGTATAAAGAGGGCATAGAACTACGAGAAACCCATCAGACCATCTTGAAATCCTTTGGTCGGACTCACATCCTTGTTTTTGTCAACACGATGCCTCAAGACTCCGGCCTTGTCACATTTCTTGTGGGCAGATCCAAGACTTCATCACAGCTAAGAGTTAAAT CTGCAAGACACTGTCCTCCAAGTTGTCCAGTTGGCGTGCAGATCAACACGGAGCGTGCAAATGCTGCTCTTCTTTCTTGGGTTCCTCCTCAAGATACACGTAAAAATCCCCCTTCAGGATATGTACTCGAGAGACAAGAAGTCGGCACAGGTTCACAGGAATGGCTCCAGTGTCTGACGACTGACTCAGCAACCTCAGTGGAGATCCTTGGGGACAGCGTCCCATGTGAAGCCGATTATCGCTTTCGCATATGCAGTGTGAATAAATATGGAAAGAGCAATAACGTGGAGTTCCCAAAAACTGTTCACCTGG TTCCTGTTGCAAGAATACAAGCTCCCTTACAGGATGCACTGGTGCCAGAGGGTCAAGATGCACTCTTTTCTATCGAGCTCTCTTCTTCAGTTATTGGTACCTGGTTCTTAAACGGCACTCAGCTTCAGGAGGATGAACGATTTTCCATGCGTAGGTCACGATCTCATCAATCTCTTCGCATTCGCGGAGTAAGAGATATAGAAAATGGAGCAGAGATTACGTTCATTGCTTATGGCATTCGGGATTCTGCAGCCCTGTATATTCAAG CTCCTCTTGTCAAGTTCTCACACCTCTCAGAAATGGATCGAAACAAATTTGTAGAAATCGGAAACCCCATTGTGCTCTACTGTGAGCTCTCCGACCCCGCCGCTCCAGTGCACTGGTACAAGAATGGGGTGGAATTACAAACAATGGAGGGTCTTCATATCCAATCAGAGGGCACCATGAGACGAATTGTCATCCAGTCAGCCGAGTTCTCACACTCAGGAGTCTATTGTTGTGATgccattgatgatgtcatcaggttCAATGTGGAAGTAGAAG CCCCACCTGTGAAGTTCTCAGCTATTCTGGATGCTGAACACAACAAAACAGTCCAAACAGGCTGCCCTATTGTATTACGATGCAAGCTCTCTGATGCTTCCGCCCAAGTTTACTGGTACAAGGATGGGTCAAAGCTCCATCCTCAAAGTGGGCTTGATCTTATAAGTGAAGGCTTTGAAAGAAAACTGATTGTTGACTCAGCGGAACTTTTCCACTCTGGCTTATATTGTTGCAAGACCAAGAGTGACAGCATCACATTCAGTGTGGACATCCAAG TGCCTCCAATGAAGTTTGCCCATATTCCTGAGGAAATGAGGACCAAGTCGATAGAAGCTGGTTGTCCCCTTGTCCTCCAATGTGTGGTGTCACCCTCTGAAGCAGAGGTTGCCTGGTACAAAGACGAAATCCTGCTAATTTCAAACTCTGGATTAGAAATCCAATCGGATGGCGACGTGAGAAAATTGGTAATTCAGTCTACAGAACTGCACCACTCAGGTGTGTACAGGTGTACCACACAGGATGATGCCGTGGAGTTTCAAGTGGATATCAAAG CCTTGCCAGTCACACACTCAGCAATGCTTGAGAGAACCAAGTCCTTTGAAGTGGGTAAACCTTTGGAGCTGGAGTGTGAGGTTGCGGACACCAGTGTGCCTGTCTGCTGGTACAAGGATGGGAGAAAGCTCCTCATACAGAATGGTTGGGATGTGCAAAGTAGTGGCATGACAAGGAAACTCATAATCCCATCTGCTGAGCTCTTGCACTCAGGGCTGTACAGCTGTGAAACATCTGGTGGCACTATTCACTTCACAGTGGACATTGAAG CTCCGATGTTGGTGCCACCTCCCTCAGCGGAGGTAGTGGAGATGAAGGCACTGGAAGGACCTTGCCCCACTGAACCAGCCTGTAAACCCTCAGACCCTGATTTCCAGGTGTCATGGCAGGAAAATAGAGATATTGACTCTATTAAAGAGGCTGATTTTGAAAATGAAGGCGTCAAGATGAGCCTTGTTGTTGAACCCAATCATTCCTCAAACTCTGGATCGTACTATAGTGCGACAGTGGATGATGTTGCCCAATTAATAG TGCCACCTCCAACAAGTCTGCTTGAGCCCGACTTTGAGAAGGCCATATCCGCTGAAGCACGCTGCCCGATTGTTCAGCAGTTTGAGATTTCAGATCCAGTTGCAAAGGCTTGTTGGTACAAAGACGGAACCCTGATCTACCCCAAGAGGGAAGCTGACTGCCAATCACAGTGCAGCAGTAAAATCAAGCCCAACCAATCACAATACGTGTCCAATGATGGGACGATTGGCTGCGACACATCTGTTGATGCACATTTAAATGAGGACATTAAAG CTGAGCAGTGTCACTATGCTGATGAGATTGGTGAGGTAGCAGATGCACCTGTCCAAAACTCTGTGGATATCAAAG CTGCAACGCCAAGGCTCACTTCTGACAAAGAGAAGAACAAGTCGTACAAAGAGGTTCATCCTGGTCAAATGATCCAGATGCCCACAAAAGGCAATATTGGTATCCTCCACGGTGAAGAAGGAGAAAAGGTTAACATCTATGACAACCGATCCAGGCAGATGCCTCCTTCTCAGTCAACCTATGATTATATGACTGGTTGTTATACAATGAAACAACCAAAGGAATGTTTTGATGTTCAAAGGATACCAGATGAACATATACAAATGTCAGTGTACTCCAACTCTGTACAAAGAACAAATGTAGAAATCAACACACACCCAATCAACCAACAATGCACAGAGTCTGAAGGTGAGGACCTCATTTATTATACAGGGCATGAAGAAGCTGTATCTGAAGACGTTCAACACCCTCTACTGCCAGCTGTCAAGGACTACTCAATGGGAAAGTTGTCTGGTGATTTTGGAGAATTCCCACTCAAAACACAAAGTGTCCAATCGCAGAATGAGCACAAGTCAGAGACGCAGAGTGTTCAGTCAGAGCTGTGTAAAACCGTAAGGCAGAGTTTGGATGCGTCTAATAACGCTTCTTGTTCTCCACCAGAGAAATACCTACAGTCACATACAAAAGAGCTTTCAAAATCTCCTGACAAATCAGtagaaacatctgaaatatATCCAACTAATACCGTCCAATCAGAAGAGCCGTTTGTACCATTACCAACTGCTGCTGTTCAATTTAAAAAGACTTTTCAAAATTTACAATCTACCTCGCTCCGACCTGATAAGCCCATCAAATCATTAGCAACTGCTTCTGTTCAATCTAAAGATCATTTAGAAATCACACAAACTGTAACTGCCCAACCAGTGGCTGCTGgtagaaaactacaaaaagccACGTTTCCATTTTATGAGGCAACTAATGCATTACCAACAGCTATTTGTCAAACAGAGGAGGCTTTAAAAATCTTACAGTTAAATACTGAACAATCAAAGAAGTGTTGTAGAGGCTCAGATTCTACCACTGAGCAGCCCGAGGAACCTATTGGAACAATAAAAACTGCATGTGTTCAATCCCAAGAGCATTTTACAACactaaaaactgacattttTCAAACCAAAAAGCCATGTAAAATCTCACAATCATATACCGTAAAATCAGAGGAGCTCCTTAAGACATTACAAACTGCTGCAGTCCAATGCAACGAACCTGTAGAATCCAAAAAAAACACTAGTATTAGGTTTGAAAGGCCATGCAGCCATGCAGAGACATCAGATGTCCCATTGAAGAAGGATTGCGAAGGTTTTATAGAGAATATCTACCTGCAAGGGTTCTCTGGCAGTGGTTCTTCAACAATTGCCCAATCAGAACTAAACAGACCTCTACAGACATCTATGGTTCTGTTGGAGAGGCTCAAAGACTTCCATGGTACAGCATTGGATTTGTCCTGCACCAAAGATCGAGAAACTTTCCAACCAGAACATTGCTACTTGCAAAGCTCAACATGTTCAACATTTGACGAGTTGCTACGAACAGGACAAACAGAACCAACCGATTCTGAGGTGCGGCATCAGCAATGTCAAGATGTTGTCCAACCTGGGCAGATTTTCCTAACGGGGACTACAGAAGACCAAGGAGTCGGCACAGTGAACTCTATGCTGCGAGCTCCTGTTTCCTTTGCAGATATTTACAGTTTGAAGGAATCGTCTACGACCCATTCAGAGGAGGTCTATCTGTCAAGGATATGTGACAGTCAATGGAAGGACAGTGTCACTGCAATTAAGGTGGCTGTTGAAG CTTCGCCTGTGAGACTCGCACTTCTTTCTGAGGTGGAGAGGAGCAAGTCTGTCAAAGTTGGGGAACCCATAACACTTCGATGTGAGATATCAGATCCCAATGCTCAAGTTACTTGGTACAAGGATGAACTAAAACTCCAAGAAGCATCTGGGCAAGACATGCTGGCAGAGGCTTGCGTGAGAACCCTGGCTATCCATTCAGCATTGCCTTCTGATGCAGGGATATACAGCTGCCAGACATCTAATGATGCAATGCAGTTTCATGTGGATGTCAAAG CTCTGACTCAGAACCTTTCACCTGTGTCTGAGCCGGACCCAAACATGACAGCTATCACAGGTTCTCCTATTGCTCTACAATGTGAGCTGTCAGAGCACAGTGGACAGGACAGTTGGTCCAAGAATGGAGAAAAGCTTCTACCTCCAAGTGGAGTAGACATCCAGTCGGGAGGGAGCACGAGGAGCCCCGTGGCCCCGTTGGCCGAGCAGGCTCACACCACCACTGTGTGTCATTCTGTCTCCAAGGATGAACGCATCTGGTTTGCTGAGGGAGTAAAAGGTGACAAAG CTCTACCTGTGAAGTTCTGTGAGCAGGAAAAGGCTGAGCGGAACAAGTCAGTCCAAGAAGGAGCACCCGTTGTACTCAAGTGTCAGCTGGCTCACAATCCATCTGCCGTTGTTGTATGGTACAAGGACGGGACAAAGCTACACCCACAGGACAATGTGAAGATGCAGTCCGATAGTCTGACAAGGACACTGCTCATCCAATCAGCACAACACGTGCATGCTGGTACCTATAAGTGTTCAACGTCGGATGATGCCATCACCTTTACCGTGGACGTACAAG GCCGATCGCCACAGATCATGCCTATCACACTGTCTGAAAAGTTCAAGACCATTACACTGGGTAGTCCGATTATCCTCCAGTGTGAGGTCTCAGATCCTAAAGGCCAGGTTTCCTGGTTTAAAGATGAGGAGGAGCTATTTTGCAGAACAGGTCTCAATATGAAAAGAGAGGGCAACCTCAGAAAACTACTGATCCATTCTGCTAAAGCCTCCGACTCGGGCCTCTACAGATGTAAACTACTTGACGATGTTGTAACATTCAATGTGGATATTGAAG AGACCCCTCCACCTCCTGTGAGGTTACCATCGTCTCCGGAGGTTGCGAGAAATGAACGTGTGGAAACGGGCTGTCCAATTATTCCGCCGTGTGACGTTTCTGAACCAAACTCCAAGGTTTACTGGCTTAAAGATGGAGAACAGCCTACTTCAATAAGTGAACATGAAGTTCCTAAGAGAGAGGGACCGAGGGAAGTGGTTATTCCCTCAGCAGAAGTCAGACACTGTGGAGTGTACAGAAACCGGGCTGCAGACAACCTTATAGAAATCAAGGTGGATGTCGCAG CTCTTCCAGAGGTTGAGATGAGCTCGTGTACTGGAGCGGGTGAACCGGTCAAACAGCAGAACAAGCTCTCACAGACATGTGGGTATGAGGACGATGTAAAAGTACCGGCAGAACCGAGAGAGAACAGCAACACAGAGAGCTTTAAGAGGACACTGCCCCCAGCGTCATCCTCTGCTGCTCACAGTCGTAAAAATGATTCCGATTACACCGATGTCCATGACGAGGTCAAAG CTCCACCCGTCACCTTCGTCAACGTTAAAGAGAGCGATCTTTACCACAGCGTTGTGGAACAAGAGGAGCTTGTTCTGACATGTGAAGTGTCCAGGGACGATGGAGATGTGGTGTGGTACAAAGATGGAGTTGAAATGCAACCAAACAGTCACGTTACGATGCAAGCTGAGGGTAACAAAAGGAATGTGACCATTCCGTCGGCCCAACTGTTGGACGCAGGCACGTACACATGCCGGGCAGGAGAAAACATTCTCTACTTCAAGGTTAACATACGAG AGCCTCCCGTGATGATAATCCATCCCAAAGAGGATGTCCATCTCGACCGTCACGTTCCAGAGGAAATCATTCTGAGCTGTGAACTGTCTCGTCCCAACGGCGCTGTCAGCTGGTTCAAAGATGGACAGAAGCTTCAAGAGAGCGAGAACATCAAGCTGAAGGTGGAGGGGCCGTACCGACGCCTTAAAATCATCAGTGGTGGAGTGGAAGACTCAGGAGAATACGTATGCGACACAGCCGACGACTCCAAATTCTTTCAACTCAGTATCACAG AGCCCCCGGTCCAAATCGTTTCTCCGAGTCAGTCTCAGATGGAGCTGTGTCAGCAGACGTCTGAGAGAATGGTTCTGAGCTGTGAGATATCGCGACCCAACGCTTTGGTTCGCTGGTACCGAGACGGTCTGGAGGTGGAAGAGAACGATAACCTCATCCTGGAGGTGGACGGCGTGTACAGAAGATTAATCATCCCTGAAACTACGGTCAGAGACTCAGCTGAGTATGTGTGTGACACCGCAGATGACTCTGTGACCTTCTTTGTCAATATCGCAG AGCCTCCTGTTCGCTTTGTACGACCACGGAAGATGGCGTGCAGGGTGGAGAAAAGGGCCGGAGAGACTCTTGTGCTAGACTGCGAGGTTTCACGACCCAACGCAGACGTCACCTGGAAGAAGAACGGCGAGGAAGTGGAAGACTGCAGGAACGTCACCATCTTTGATGACGGAGTCATGCGTCAGCTGACCATTCACTCTCTGACGCTGGAGGACGCTGGGCAATATGTGTGTGATGCAAAAGACGACGTCATGGATTTCAGCGTCAACGTGCAAG ATCTTCCAGTAAAGATTGTGGGAAAAACTGAtgcaaaaacccaaaaacagtTCCTGGTATCAGACGATATCATCTTAGTGTGTGAACTCTCGAGAAGCAACGCTCCGGTCCGCTGGTACAAAGACGACCATCTGATCGGTGACTCTGAGAGACACTGTGTGGAGGAACAGGGCGTGTTCCGCTCGCTGGTCGTCCTGAACGCCAGCCTCACAGACTCGGGCGAGTACACGTGTGACGCGGGCGATGATATGATGCTTTTCCACATCACAGTTGCAG AGCCTCCAGTGGAGATCATCGGTAACTCAGGACACCCAGAGCACCACATGCTGGTGGCAGGAGACGACCTCATCCTGGAGTGTGAAGTGTCCAGACCCAACGCCGCCGTTCACTGGTTACGCAACGGCGAGGAACTGAAACCAGACTCTCGTGTGAAGATCGACAGCTACGACGTGGTGAGAAAGCTGGTTATTTACGGACTCCAGCCCTCGGACTCGGGAAAATACATCTGTGATGCCATCAACGACAAACTGATAACCATCGTGGAGGTCCAAG AGCCACCGGTTAAGTTTGTGAATAAAATTGAGAACAACATCATCTCGGCGTTTGAGAGTGAGAGTGTGACTCTGCGAGCCGTGGTCAGCTGTGACCGAGCTAATGTTCGCTGGCTGAAAGGCGGCCAACTCCTTAACCAGGACAACATTCACATCTCCAGCGAGGGCAACACCCACCGGCTCACCATTAATCCCCTGCAGCTGTCAGATTCTGGGGACTATGTGTGTGACGTCAACACAGACGAGATGTCTTTCAGTCTGTTGGTCAAAG AAATGAAAGTGCGATTCTTGAGGAGGATGGAGAGTGTGGCGTGTCCAAAGGGCAGCAGGCTGACGCTGCTTTGTGAGGTGAACAAACCCAAAGGAGACGTTCAGTGGTTGAAAGACGGCGCCGAGGTGGCCCCGAGTCGTCGACACACGATACGAGCACAAGGCAGAGAACGAAGCTTCACCATCCACCAGCTGACGGAGGAAGACGCAGGAGAATATGTGTGCGAGTCCACTGATGACAGAACCTGTGCTACTGTCACTGTGGAAA CTCCACGTCTGGTGGAGTTTGTAGCAGAGCTTCGTTCCATCACCGTGTGTGAAGGAGAAGACGCCGTGTTCAAGTGTGTGGTTTCTCCGGCCGACACAAAGGTCGTTTGGCGTCTCCGAGACAAACCAGTGGCTTTGACGGAGCGAGCGGTGGTTTCCAGCAACGGCCTCTGCCACATGCTCTGCATCAACAACTGTGTGGTTTCAGATAGCGGCCGTGTGACAGCTGAGGCTGAGGGGACGCTGTCAGAGGCTGAGCTCCAGGTTCAAG AGCAACATGTGCTGTTCACCAGGAAAATGCTCCCCGTCGTAGGTGAGGAGTACGGAGAGGCGACCCTGGAGGTGGAGGTGAGCGTGGACTCTGAGGACGTGCAGTGGATGAGACAGGGTGTTCTGATCCACGCTGGGGCCAAATACGCCCTGAGACACGAGGGCCGTCAGCACAGCCTGACCATCCACAGCCTGGCCCTGATGGACAGAGGAACCTACAGCTGTGAGACCCTCCATGACCGCACACAGGCCCAGCTCACTGTGGAAC CTCGTAAAGTGTCCATCAGACGGGGTCTGAGTGACGTTAGGACCACAGAGAGGGAGACGGCTTCCTTTGAGGTGGAGCTATCTCACCCCAACATACCAGGGAGGTGGACCAGGAACGGGATCCAGCTCAAGCCCACCAACCATTTCCGTATGAGCGCCAAAGGACAAGTTCACAGCCTCACCATCTATAACCTGTCAGTGGAAGACACCGGAACCTTTGTGTTCAGCGTGGAGAACCAGAAGACCTCAGCTAGGCTGGTGGTGAAGG AACCTCCTGTGACCATCTTCAGAAAACTGGAGGATCAGAGGTTCCCTGAAGGAGCCACGATCTCACTAGAATGTGAACTGTCCAGACACAACGTGGACGTGAAATGGATGAAG AATGGACAGGAAGTCAAACCCAGCAGAGAGCTGCGTATCTATGCCATGGGCAGGAAGCGTTTCCTTCAGATTCTAAAGAGCCGCGTCAGCGATTCTGGCGTCTACGCTTGTGACGCTGGAGACATTACTACATGCTGCTCCGTGGAGGTCTACG AACGTGAGCTGTTGATCCTCCAGGGAATGGAAGATGTGAACATTAAAGAAGACCAGAatgctgtgtttgtctgtgagaTCTCAGTGGAGGACGTTCCTGGTGAATGGTACAGGAACGGAGTCCAGATCCACCCGACCAGTACCATCAAAATACGCCAGGAAG GAACTAAACACTTCCTCCTCATGTGTAACGTACGAGCTGAAGACTCTGGAGAGATTAAGTTTGTCGCCCGTCACGTGGAGACTGTGGCGGCTCTACAGATAGAAG AACTGCCGGTGAACATCGTGAACCCTCTACAGGATAAAACGGCTCTGGAGAAAAGTCGTGTGATCATGGACTGCACGGTGTCCAACCCGCGGTGCAGCATCCGCTGGTACAAAGGGCCCAGCGTGGTCCTGCCCTCAGAGCGCTTTGAGATCAGCAGCGAAGGATGTTACCGCAAACTGATCATCCAGCAGGTGGCGCTGCACGACGAGGGAACGTACAGCGTTCAGGTCGGAGAGTATTCATGCTCCGCTAAGCTCACAGTAGAGG cCCAGTCCGTGCTGATGATCAGAGAGCTGACTGACGTAGAGGTCGTGACCTCTGAAGACGCCTGTTTTGAGTGTGAGCTCTCAGAGCTCGTGTTCCGGCCCCCCGTGTGGACCCTGAATGGTGAGGCCCTGCAGCCGGGGCCCCGTGTGCGTGTGGAGAAGATGGGCCCCGTGCACAGACTGACCCTCAGAAAAACGTCCCCACACATGGACGGAGTCGTAGAGTTCAGCTTTGGAACGGCCAAGAGCCGAGCACGGCTCACCGTCATCAGTAAGGAACTATTATtataa